The Salvelinus namaycush isolate Seneca chromosome 1, SaNama_1.0, whole genome shotgun sequence genome has a window encoding:
- the LOC120034324 gene encoding G-protein coupled receptor-associated protein LMBRD2B-like isoform X1: MSGGALGIEIVLVFFLPLFLLHRYGHFRKQHPLVLFGTLLSWYLCFLIVFILPLDVSTTIYNQCKIDNEKPRALTSSDSSNQTSNSSVFPTSTPKVCHKPWSYIPDGILPVFWRVVYWTSQCLTWLLLPFMQSYARSGGFSILGKIKTALIENAIYYGTYLIIFCSLLIYVAVHPQWQLTWQGLQTISIAAANTWGLFLLVLLLGYGLVEIPCLYWNSSRHGYLLAKTYFKVAKLATEKSDAEENMDDAMEEVANINKSIGYGHPLRNSIDTILRKCPMEIQEKMVRLNTEDSGDESTQRTYPSKRSLVKLHKQVIYAGQRHSQTQVQWAILLEEAFHLEDVCKNETSASHQFVHSFLSSQPPGWLGKYLYTPTIEWYWECVLRQWCYRLLALLLSLLSVAVVWSECTFFSTHPVLSLFAVFIQLAERDYNYLYIEMACFVTILFLCVCVYSTVFRIRVFNYYYLVPHHQTDAYSLLFSGMLFCRLTPPLCLNFLGLIHMDASISHQQRVETAYTTIMGSMRLLSFIADGFYIYYPMLIVLLCIATYCSLGTRCLNLLGFPHYISQSDDLTSELVEEGRELIRRERRNRQRSEDGESRKRGWRERYGGQRNVRRNRNGYSELKDNDSPSDNSDTAQLTWRESGDHTGLLQDVDTISLDPSDSPTQRYAGGRYLSLASSQIHIFNDV, translated from the exons ATGAGCGGTGGCGCCCTGGGTATCGAGATTGTGCTGGTCTTCTTCCTGCCACTATTTCTCCTGCATCGCTATGGACACTTCCGCAAGCAACACCCACTGGTGCTGTTCGGGACCCTCCTGTCCTGGTATCTCTGCTTCCTCATCGTCTTCatccttcccctggatgtcagcacg ACCATATATAACCAGTGTAAGATTGACAACGAGAAACCCAGGGCTCTGACCAGTTCAGACTCCTCTAATCAGACATCCAACTCCTCTGTCTTCCCTACAAG CACACCTAAAGTATGTCACAAGCCATGGAGCTATATTCCTGATGGAATCCTGCCAGTGTTCTGGCGGGTGGTCTACTGGACCTCTCAGTGTCTGACCTG GCTGTTGCTCCCCTTCATGCAGTCCTATGCACGCTCTGGGGGCTTTTCTATCCTCGGCAAGATTAAGACGGCCCTTATCGAGAACGCCATCTACTATGGCACCTACCTGATCATCTTTTGCTCCTTGCTTATCTACGTGGCTGTCCATCCCCAGTGGCAGCTAACCTG gcagggcctgcaaaccattagtATCGCAGCAGCAAACACCTGGGGGCTTTTCCTCTTGGTGCTGTTGCTAGGTTACGGCCTGGTGGAGATCCCGTGCTTGTACTGGAACTCCTCTCGCCACGGTTACCTGTTGGCCAAGACCTACTTCAAGGTGGCCAAGCTGGCGACGGAAAAGTCAGATGCCGAGGAAAACATGGATGACGCCATGGAG GAGGTGGCAAATATCAACAAATCAATTGGGTACGGTCACCCCCTAAGGAACAGCATCGACACTATTTTGAGAAAG TGTCCCATGGAAATCCAGGAGAAAATGGTGAGGCTGAACACGGAGGACAGTGGGGATGAAAGCACACAGAGGACCTATCCTTCCAAAAGGAGCCTCGTGAAGCTTCATAAGCAA GTGATCTATGCTGGCCAGAGACACAGTCAAACCCAGGTCCAGTGGGCGATCCTTCTGGAAGAGGCCTTCCATTTAGAGGACGTGTGTAAGAATGAGACCAGTGCCTCCCATCAGTTTGTCCATAGTTTCCTCTCCTCCCAGCCACCCGGCTGGCTCGGCAAATACCTGTACACTCCCACCATAG AGTGGTACTGGGAGTGTGTGCTGCGACAGTGGTGCTACCGTCTGCTGGcactactgctgtctctactctCTGTGGCTGTGGTGTGGTCTGAATGCACATTCTTCAGCACACATCCTGTCCTCTCACTCTTCGCCGTCTTCATCCAGTTAGCAGAGAGGGACTACAACTACTTGTACATAGAG ATGGCGTGCTTCGTCACTATTTtgttcctgtgtgtttgtgtctactCCACCGTGTTCCGCATCCGAGTCTTCAACTACTACTACCTGGTACCTCACCATCAGACAGACGCCTACAGCCTACTGTTCAGCGGAAT GTTGTTCTGTCGACTGACTCCTCCGCTGTGTCTCAACTTCCTGGGTCTCATCCACATGGACGCCTCCATTTCTCACcagcagagagtagagacagcATACACCACA ATCATGGGCTCTAtgcgtctcctctccttcatagCAGATGGTTTCTACATCTATTACCCCATGCTCATAGTCCTCCTCTGCATCGCCACCTACTGCAG CCTGGGTACCCGCTGTCTCAACCTCCTGGGGTTCCCACATTATATTAGTCAGAGCGATGACTTGacctctgagctggtggaagagGGCAGAGAGCTTATCAGAAGAG AAAGAAGAAACCGACAGAGAAGCGAGGATGGGGAGAGTCGGAAACGA GGATGGAGAGAGCGCTATGGAGGACAGCGAAATGTGAGGAGGAACAGAAATGGTTATTCCGAGTTAAAGGACAACGACTCTCCCTCAGACAACAGTGACA CTGCCCAGTTGACCTGGAGAGAGAGCGGGGATCACACTGGGCTACTTCAGGACGTGGACACCATAAGCCTAGATCCTAGTGATTCTCCAACCCAGAG GTACGCAGGAGGACGTTACCTCTCCCTGGCGTCCTCTCAGATACACATTTTCAACGATGTCTGA
- the LOC120034324 gene encoding G-protein coupled receptor-associated protein LMBRD2B-like isoform X2 translates to MDTSASNTHWCCSGPSCPGISASSSSSSFPWMSARTPKVCHKPWSYIPDGILPVFWRVVYWTSQCLTWLLLPFMQSYARSGGFSILGKIKTALIENAIYYGTYLIIFCSLLIYVAVHPQWQLTWQGLQTISIAAANTWGLFLLVLLLGYGLVEIPCLYWNSSRHGYLLAKTYFKVAKLATEKSDAEENMDDAMEEVANINKSIGYGHPLRNSIDTILRKCPMEIQEKMVRLNTEDSGDESTQRTYPSKRSLVKLHKQVIYAGQRHSQTQVQWAILLEEAFHLEDVCKNETSASHQFVHSFLSSQPPGWLGKYLYTPTIEWYWECVLRQWCYRLLALLLSLLSVAVVWSECTFFSTHPVLSLFAVFIQLAERDYNYLYIEMACFVTILFLCVCVYSTVFRIRVFNYYYLVPHHQTDAYSLLFSGMLFCRLTPPLCLNFLGLIHMDASISHQQRVETAYTTIMGSMRLLSFIADGFYIYYPMLIVLLCIATYCSLGTRCLNLLGFPHYISQSDDLTSELVEEGRELIRRERRNRQRSEDGESRKRGWRERYGGQRNVRRNRNGYSELKDNDSPSDNSDTAQLTWRESGDHTGLLQDVDTISLDPSDSPTQRYAGGRYLSLASSQIHIFNDV, encoded by the exons ATGGACACTTCCGCAAGCAACACCCACTGGTGCTGTTCGGGACCCTCCTGTCCTGGTATCTCTGCTTCCTCATCGTCTTCatccttcccctggatgtcagcacg CACACCTAAAGTATGTCACAAGCCATGGAGCTATATTCCTGATGGAATCCTGCCAGTGTTCTGGCGGGTGGTCTACTGGACCTCTCAGTGTCTGACCTG GCTGTTGCTCCCCTTCATGCAGTCCTATGCACGCTCTGGGGGCTTTTCTATCCTCGGCAAGATTAAGACGGCCCTTATCGAGAACGCCATCTACTATGGCACCTACCTGATCATCTTTTGCTCCTTGCTTATCTACGTGGCTGTCCATCCCCAGTGGCAGCTAACCTG gcagggcctgcaaaccattagtATCGCAGCAGCAAACACCTGGGGGCTTTTCCTCTTGGTGCTGTTGCTAGGTTACGGCCTGGTGGAGATCCCGTGCTTGTACTGGAACTCCTCTCGCCACGGTTACCTGTTGGCCAAGACCTACTTCAAGGTGGCCAAGCTGGCGACGGAAAAGTCAGATGCCGAGGAAAACATGGATGACGCCATGGAG GAGGTGGCAAATATCAACAAATCAATTGGGTACGGTCACCCCCTAAGGAACAGCATCGACACTATTTTGAGAAAG TGTCCCATGGAAATCCAGGAGAAAATGGTGAGGCTGAACACGGAGGACAGTGGGGATGAAAGCACACAGAGGACCTATCCTTCCAAAAGGAGCCTCGTGAAGCTTCATAAGCAA GTGATCTATGCTGGCCAGAGACACAGTCAAACCCAGGTCCAGTGGGCGATCCTTCTGGAAGAGGCCTTCCATTTAGAGGACGTGTGTAAGAATGAGACCAGTGCCTCCCATCAGTTTGTCCATAGTTTCCTCTCCTCCCAGCCACCCGGCTGGCTCGGCAAATACCTGTACACTCCCACCATAG AGTGGTACTGGGAGTGTGTGCTGCGACAGTGGTGCTACCGTCTGCTGGcactactgctgtctctactctCTGTGGCTGTGGTGTGGTCTGAATGCACATTCTTCAGCACACATCCTGTCCTCTCACTCTTCGCCGTCTTCATCCAGTTAGCAGAGAGGGACTACAACTACTTGTACATAGAG ATGGCGTGCTTCGTCACTATTTtgttcctgtgtgtttgtgtctactCCACCGTGTTCCGCATCCGAGTCTTCAACTACTACTACCTGGTACCTCACCATCAGACAGACGCCTACAGCCTACTGTTCAGCGGAAT GTTGTTCTGTCGACTGACTCCTCCGCTGTGTCTCAACTTCCTGGGTCTCATCCACATGGACGCCTCCATTTCTCACcagcagagagtagagacagcATACACCACA ATCATGGGCTCTAtgcgtctcctctccttcatagCAGATGGTTTCTACATCTATTACCCCATGCTCATAGTCCTCCTCTGCATCGCCACCTACTGCAG CCTGGGTACCCGCTGTCTCAACCTCCTGGGGTTCCCACATTATATTAGTCAGAGCGATGACTTGacctctgagctggtggaagagGGCAGAGAGCTTATCAGAAGAG AAAGAAGAAACCGACAGAGAAGCGAGGATGGGGAGAGTCGGAAACGA GGATGGAGAGAGCGCTATGGAGGACAGCGAAATGTGAGGAGGAACAGAAATGGTTATTCCGAGTTAAAGGACAACGACTCTCCCTCAGACAACAGTGACA CTGCCCAGTTGACCTGGAGAGAGAGCGGGGATCACACTGGGCTACTTCAGGACGTGGACACCATAAGCCTAGATCCTAGTGATTCTCCAACCCAGAG GTACGCAGGAGGACGTTACCTCTCCCTGGCGTCCTCTCAGATACACATTTTCAACGATGTCTGA